The Alnus glutinosa chromosome 1, dhAlnGlut1.1, whole genome shotgun sequence region TGGATAACGAACTAATACTAGTTCTAATGGGGAATGAATTTTGCTACCTCTAATTTGTGGTTTGATGTTTGTGTGTTGACGTAACACGATCTAATTGTTTTTCCACTGAGCAGTTCCAAGATATAGATGGATGCATGCATTTTCCTATTTATATTTTCCTAAGtagatccttcttttctttattttttctcttcttatttttcagGTTGTCCTGTTGGAATCACGGGATAGGATTGGTGGTCGAGTTTATACTGACTACTCATTTGGTTTTCCCATTGACCTGGGTGCATCATGGTAAAGTATACCTCTCATGAGAAATTCGAGTGTCATCTATTTATTAACTATAAAACTTATATATCATACATGATACCTTAGGTTGCATGGAGTTTGCAAGGAGAATCCCTTGGCACGATTGATTGGGAGACTAGGACTACCCTTATACTGTACTAGTGAGGATAACTCTGTGCTGTATGATCATGATTTGGAAAGGTGAGTAGGTGGTACTTTGTTGCTTTTGATGTGCTAAAACTTCTCTTATTTCTGCCAACTTGCATGAGTTCCTTTCATTTCAAATTCCAAATTTCATCTTTTCAGCGTGTTTCTAAtatgtaaaatgtaaaaagtTTGAATTTGTTAAAAGGGATCCATTTGAAAATAGAGGTTGGATCCTCTTAGCTATAttaagacttaaaaaaaaaacagaagactaTTTCCTAATGTTACTCTGGTTCTAGTCAGGTTTTATTGATACactgaattttaatttattatcaaGCACTGGTATGtggatttgtttagttatttctctttttttgataagtatgtgAAGTTGTGAACGTCAAAGCTAAAATGATTTGATTCCTTTAATTTTGATCAAGGAGAGGTTCTTGTACATTTTAGAATTTTAAACCAACATTCAGCCAGATTTGCATCTTAttcatatataacatttttgttTCTCCCTGTATTGCAGTATTGTTTTAAATTGTAACTCCATATCTCATATTTCTGCCAGCCAAACTAAAATATAATGAAGGACAAATAACTCATTCAAATGTACCGTTCGAGTGATTGTGGTAAAATTGTTGatacactttttttaaaaaaaaaattatttttttatctttttatcttttccttcatGTTTGTGGCTTCCATATCTTGTAGGTCCCCTCTCTCTAACTCTTGCTGAACTTAATGATTGTGCTTCTCGCagggttttcttttaaattgctTAAACTCTGGTAGTTGTATCATAATGGTGGTTGAAAAGCCCCAATATTGGAGTAAAGCTTTGTAAAATTTAGTTGATTATGTTGTCACTGGCTAAAAGTTCCTAagtattattttatgttattatgTTGTGTCTTCCTGTAAAAATAACAGTAATTTCACTTCATAAGATTTTCTCCTTGTATGGATTGCATTGTAATATAGAGAGTTTAAGCTTCATTTCTATTTTGTGACATTTCTTCCAGTAACTGGAATTCCTACACTCTGAagtaatttttcctttaatcTCTAAATTTGGAGCTCTGAATGGATAATTGTTTtgatttcatattttctttcttctttgctgCTATGCTCTCTTTGATATGGAAGGGAATCAAGTGCCTCCAGAGTTAGTCACTAAAATTGGTGAAGTATTTGAGAGCATTTTGGAGAAGGCAAGTGATcttttattgttaattatttgattttagttttttagttttcttcctAGATAACATTGTCAAAGTCAAATGCAGTTGCTGTAAATGCACTCAAATTGGATCTTGTGCTTCTAGTAATTGAGCTTCAAGTGGTATTTTGTCTAATGATGGACATTcatttacttgtttttttttttttttttcatgaatgcaGACAGATGAAATAAGACAGGAATTTGATGAAGATATGTCCATCCTGCGTGCTTTCTCAATTGTTTTTGAAAGGAGGCCAGAATTGAGGTTCAATCACATTAATTTCCATAATTGTTTCGTTTCTGCATTTATTGACAGTGAAAAGATGATTTACTTAAATTGACCCTTGCATACAGGATAGAGGGCCTTGCCCATAATGTGCTTTAGTGGTATTTATGTAGAATGGAAGGCTGGTTTTCTACGGATGCTGATACCATCTCACTAAAATGTTGGGATCATGCAAGTTTTATCCATCAGAAGTTTAGATATTGCATGGCTTCTTGAAATCTACATGGTGCATTAAAGGggaatttcatattttcaagaTGAATGGCAAAACAAGAAGTGTACAATGGCAGACAGTAGAATCTTAGGTTTGCATTGTGGTTTCTTATGTGGGAACTTGAAATGAGCAAGTACTTGTTGACATGATTAAAGCTTTTAGAatgtgtgttttcttttctttgtgccCAATCTTTCATTTTAGCCAGTGGCAATGTAGCATAGAAATATTTGGTGGGAAACTGCATTTAATATGCAAAGTAACATCTATATGCTATTCAATTAATTAGATTATAAACCCATGTGAAATcataaatatctttttctttaattgttcTACTACTTGTAGCCTATACTAAGTGGGGTAACTTTGATTCAGCAGAACTATGAAATCAAGTAGTCCTGTCTCCCAAGAACACCATAATCTTTGTCTTTACTTCCAAAGGAAATACcatgttataaatatttagagCACATATCTTAAAATTGAACGCTTTGGTTTTGAGTATTACGATGAAGTTCATTTTTTTCCTGTCCAGGTCCTTCATGCAAAAATTTACAGAccttttatataataattttgatGTAACACCTCTATGCATTTGTTTTATATCAAAATGTAAGCAGTATAATCAACTTAGACATTTTTCTGTTCATTTCAAATTCCAAATTTCATCTTTTCAGCCTGTTTGTAAtatgtaaaatgtaaaaagtTTGAATTGTATTAAGTTTCCCATCTATTTGTATGTTTcatccttttctttcttgtgtGTAAATTACGAAATGTGTATAAATTACTGATGgcgtattaaaaaatatatatatataatttttttttttctaattttctaggGTATTAGCATCCGCTAATGgctcattaaatttttttttttatttttttttattttttatttttaggtcatTACCGTCAACATAGTGGATACTAATgacctattaatttttttttttagggcatTAGCGTTGACTCAGTCGACGCTAAtgacctaattttttttaattattttttagtgtaTCAGCATCCACAAAAAGTTGACGCTAATAatagactattagcgtcgacgtagatgtcgacgctaatagtctatCATCAGCGTCGACTCATGCCATATGTGGTATAAGTTTTAGGGTCGACCCCATACATCATTATGTCGACGCTAAAAGTCTATTATCAGCGTCGACTGAAGATGATCGGCGGAATATTATCAGCGTTGGGCTTttagcgtcgacttttggaCTTTAAGCGTCCACTTGGTGTTGACGCTAATaagcaaatttcttgtagtgtggTTCAGATGCTATACGAAAACTAAGAAAGAAAATCTATATCGAAGGGGTCgccacaattttaaaagttaaacttgggatttttcttttcttggtgtGCAAATGCAATGCAGGAAGCTAATTGGAGCAAGATATTTCAACAAAGGCTATGTTTCGTATTCGGGGCCACTCAACTCTTTATTTGAAACGGCACTTGACCATGAAGGTCATGGCAAAGGTATGGTCATTGTGTCTCTCCTTtcaatgtttattttatttatttatttttataagtaattgaccCAAGGGGAGATCTTCCATTCCATTGTTCTGTAAGAACTGAGCTAATTATTGATGCCTTCTCAAATATTTCTAATATCTTTATAGATATTAAATCAAGTGGCTAGGTGGAATGGCACAAAGGTTGCCGTAAAGAGACTTGACAAGGACAGCTATTCAGACCCTGAAAGCATGTATGTGATCATCTCATTTTGAcattgtttttaatatgtaTGTTGGATCAGTCTTTACTTTTTGGAGTACCAATTTCCACACTGATTGGCATGGGAAAGAGAAGAGTAGAGAAGGGGGAAACATGAGTAGTCTCCCTCCATATGCAGGGCGGAACTACTCACGCCCTTGGGGGGTTCATAGCCCCcgccaaaattttaaatttgcatCTAATTTTGATTCTCTTTATAATATAAGCTGGAGCAGAGCttcaagcaaaaaagaaagaggaataaCAACCTATATGTGAATTTTTATTAGAgctatataaataaataaataaataaataaataaattaaaaaaaaaaagaggagggaagagagggagagagagatacagtGTTGATCCTTCATTAGTTCCTTAGAATCAGCTTTGATATTTTACAGACATTGGACATAGTGGCATAAAATCCAGATAAATTCTGAGTTGTTGCACTTGCAGCTGGTTCAAATGTAACTCTTCTTGCATATCAGGTAATAGTCTGATACATAACATGTCATAGAACTTGCaatggttttgttttttcaatttacaGCAAGCATTAAATTTTAGGGAAATTATGTCACAAACCCCTTGTGCTTTCGTGACTTTTGACATTAAAACCTCAGTtttcaatttgatgaaatcaagaATCACATGTTAAATATTTGTAAATCGATAACTTCTTTAGTTCTTTTGACTCTTAGTTTCAGATTCGGCTTTCCTCAACCCTGCAATTTCGCCTTCCTCGATACCCTAAATCTCCGATCCATCATGTAAGTCTTTTAGTTTAGTGTAGATGCAGTTCTGTCAAAAAGGTTCTATTTTTTGAGAAGCTAGATATTGTTACTCATGGTGAAAATAAGGGTCAAGAAATGGAAATTGCAAACCAAAAAGTATAGCAGGTTCTGAGATCAATAACAACAAGGGGTGATGACATAATTTACCCTAAATTTTAACAAGACAGTTTGACCCGTGTCGCTTGACTTTTTTACTCACTTGAGTATGATCTTGCTTTAACCACTGGTGGGTCTCATTTTTCACTTTGTAGTTGCTCATGCAAGTGCGGTAATATTTGTGAGAAAAATTCATATGTTTGTGGGTCAGGAATGTAACAATCCAAGAACATAAATTTGGATTTTATGGTTCTACTTGGTTACTAAGAACTTGTCGAGATAATGAAGGGAGTTTTGAATCTTtctatgtttttgtttttttcatctAGATTACTTGTTCTTGGCAATTAAGTGGAACACATTTGATAGTGAatggaattttttgtttttgtttttgtagagAATAATTGGCTGATATTTGCATTGTGGCTTTTATAATGCGTTGCATCTGTATTGAATGCTGAATTGAAAGAAACTtggtttaaaatttaaaaattatacatGTGGCATTGTGGTAGTAGTGTGATACTACTTTACACAAGCATTTGCTTCTTCACGCTTTGTTTCTTTCGATGTATGCCTAttctataatataatatatctatgataattaaattataatgttaaCAATTATAGTGATACATAACATCCGGGAACCAATCACGTGCATTGCATGCGCCATCCAAttagtgtgtgtgtatatatatatttattatttttatttttaaggtattagcgtcgactagcctcttaaattttttatttttaattttttttaaggttatggctattaaaaatatatatattttatttaaaatttttttaggtTATTAGCGTTCACAAGAGTCGACGTTGATGATAGACTATTAGTGTCGACATCTATGTTGACGCTAATAGTCTATTATCAGCGTCGACTTATGATAAATGTGGTATAAGTTTTAGCGTCAACTGAAAATAGCattagtcgacgctaataagcGATCATCAGCGTCGGGCTCCACCGGCCATCCTCCACCGGTAttctttctatctctctctccattGATCTATACATGGGTTCTGCTGAGCATTTTTATGggtatggattttttttcttcttctattctatGGGTATGGGTATTTGGTGTTTGGCATGCACTGGATTATCTTCAAAATTTACAGCAATCCAAGATCCATCTAGTTATAGAGTGGTGATTTTTACTTTGGTGGTCGGACGTGGTCAGCTTTGCATCTTTCCATTTCTCTTTTTGGCTTTTGGTGGTGTGTGTTTTACTCCTTTGTAATGAGCCTCTGCTTAGATGGATATATGTGGCAGACAAAGAATTCATCCACTTGTAGCTATCATTTTGGTGCACTTATTTGATGTGTACTTATGTCCATTGGGCGTTTCTCGTGtgcacattgattatttttttcctggGTGTAATTGGACTTAGCATGCAGTCTAGAGGTGCAAGTACATGCATGTTTGATGTGtatttataaaattgattatGTTTAATGGAACTAAAATGGTGGATTTTGATTGGTGTGTGTCCTGTTTGAAGAAGATCAAACATAGTTGAAGTAATTGCCCACCTGAGATAGTTATAGATTGACAAGTATTAACCTCTAAATAGACGTTGAACTTGGTAAAGAGGGAACTAGATAGTACTTGATATGTTGAGAACGGTTGGGAGTGCTGCAATAGTCTCCAATGCGTTAGAAGGTTTTCATGTAAAAGTCTCAACGTCTTGCTTTGGGTTGACCCGTTTGATTTATTAATTTGCATTGTTGGttgatatgccaaaaaaataaaaaaggaaaagaaaagaaaaaaaaaagagtaaataaattTAGATGTGTATTTGTGATTAGTGTACAACCAGAAAATAGGAAAATTATTTTGCTACGTACGTCTAAAGTAAATTCAGTGTCTCATACCATATGATGACTCTccaaagaattcaaacaaataattaaagaaagacATGGTCCATTAATTTGCATTGTTTCTCTTCAAACCTCTCCATGAACGTTATTATCTTCTATTGAGATGATTGAGTGtggagattgaaaaataaagacttttgTGTGTGAGTGTGATCAACCaataaaccaaaatataaaatgcatatATTACATTCAATATACGTCAtacacaaaacaaattaaaagagaagCAGAGAAAAGGCCaaatatgaataaattatttaataaaaagttgATTTGTGAAAAGATTAGTTAATACTGAAAAAGTTGAGCATTTAAAGACCAGTAATGCTGCATTCTGAGCCTTGCAGCTCGTATATCTTGAAAAAGATATATGGCTGATTTTCTGACTTAACCGGCAGATTTGTTGCTTTATCAgttatttcctttaattttgtcAAGATTTGATTTGAGCATTATATTTTCCTAAAGTGGGTTTTTTTTGTCACCAAGTATCTCCATTAATTTGGAAATATTTGTTGATACCCATTATTTCCTTAATACATTTATTTGCAATCTTGagatattttatttccttttgtaatcGCTAAAGTTTTACTATAAATTGGGAATAACTGTATTGGAAAAGACAGTTCATTGATTAATAAGAATTACAGATTTCTCTTTCAACGTGTGTGTTGAATGTTTGTGCTTTGAGAACACAGCTTCTCAATCATGTCTATCGCTTCCGCTACGTCAAAACGTTTATTACACCAATTATGTTCAACACAAGATTAATTAGGatcctctataattatttgctcgatttgagagaatttcgacaggtgattgtgagagaccacttatgaggGGGGGATCCACCTgatgaaataaaaattggaatgtCCAACCATTTAGCCTCACCagcgttaaaaaaataaaataaaataaacctgTGTAGATCAATTCCAAATCTCTGCataattaataacataattACAAACCAGAATGAGatgatttttattcaaaaatatatCTTGATGTGATGGACGTACCACCTTCAAGGGAATGCTTGATTCATAGAGAGATATCTTGacaaaggaatatatatatatatggtcaggATTAATAGCACGTACTCAACAATTCTACAACTGGACTGCAACCGACACTAAGACATGTAAAGCATTGAGCAGACTCCTAAACACTAAAGgcatgttttttaaaatttcaataatatatattgaatgcATAAGTTATGAGCTACAAAGTAAATGACATCGATCTTACAGACGATCGAAATGAAACTTGGACATGCCCATTATATTTGACTGATCCATCACTTCGTCACTTTTACCACGTATATATATTGCTGAGACTTACCTTAGCAGAATTCATGCATTCACGGGCGAAATGACCTTCTTCACCACACTAGCTTGTAGCATGAACTAGATGACCCTGTACCAGTTTCTTCCCCACGTATCTTTGTGCATGCATGCCTATTCAGATCGATGGAGTCCCATATTAAATACCGAACAAAAAAGGTTGCCTCATAGAATTAAATAGAAAGCAAATACAAAAttacttaataataaaaaataaaaataaataatgcaaatactgttttattattatatatatatatataaatcacgCTTGAGCTACTATATATTAACGGAGTTAGCACAACATAAATGGCCAAATCTCTTGCAGATGTAACGTTGTATTcccttgttggtacagtttccggtacggtgacgtgtcgccttgtgatttgttgccttcctcgatgttcgttctcctcgtaatctgcaaaataacaaacggctcgtcgggggtgccgaccggacccccactccgatgcctaagtcagttcaaacttattttctggaaaatatcagtaatctcaagagttcagagaatctgcCCCCTTTTTAATACCTaacgtagtagtcttatttataggctcacagttcacagttataaaactgctagagtgcttggaacataatctaattaggagtctgagtcctagatcacatagtcttgagtcttatcttcctaattaggagtctgagtcctaactggatatgacactctctttagctaatgtcattctattaggtaccttatcccatatcccatatttgatgggatagaagtctatcttgatatattttgaatatccgtctttttgggGATAACgactggtcttgtacttaggtctgatctggccgggccaacccgatgggctcggcccccgatactaccttaggcccacgtgtctttggagctgattatttctccaacagttacccccctaattctcttatttgaatttagaatataagagaattaaatacctcaatttttgaatcttccataatctgtatctgacaatttccgcctctttcaaagtaattatgacgaataatgcctcgaatctctggaaggattagaattcctgctcttTGTCGATCTAGAATTGCTGTTAGAGTTCTAATCGAGctctagaattgatgtcagagttctaattggactctgatcccttattagacttctaatctgatatcttcttagacttctgatctgatccttcttcttatctgattggaccataagtcttatcctgatttccctgaagtagttgctaaatgtttatctcctccttggatcgggttgagtggatccaacttgtgatctGCCATAGTAataatagcaacttctcataaatatcttcttcataaatgcctccacataatattgtcggtcaggccaaagttgtgaagatgatcttctactctcggtaggagatgggtcggactgatgtagttgatttcaccaagattgtggtgaaatgccactctgagatAACACTTTGCGTAcgactttcctgagatcaaggttctgtctgacaaaaatggtaaaccgttgaagaaaaggcttaacatacccgaagcttcttcattggtagcgcttcgtagaccgcttccacaaaaatctctcttgggggcttcggaggcccagactagcactgaggctttggttgtccgagacttataacgactaggggcttctggtggcccgaggttttgtgcttggcgtactgaatcttctaatctgaataccatctagcttggtctcacctgtgaatatctttattttcgaactttgtaatgtttgaattctttgttatggaaaaactttccatgacaaatcaattctcacttatcctctaataacttgaacaaacaatcggtttgcgtaagttaactccgaggagagtaagaaaaatcttttgtttcaaaaatctttttgttttgaactccatgactaggagagaaaaatcttactttgagttatcctccttaacttaaacaaacaatcggtttgtgtaagttatgaccgaggaggatatgaaaaaatcttttagaagcgatgaacttacttggttattttttgtagaggtgatatccccgtatggtttgttataggggttgtctccccgtatctttgttcgagttgctcctgagagatcttaatttgagagtttggtgtagcttcggtgattttgcctttgtagaagctttaactttgttgagctaccccccataactttagtccgcgaccgcgggctaagtcgttcaAGGCGGATAGTCAaactttagtccgcgaccgcgggctaagtcgttcgaggcggatagtcaagtcctcttagtatcctggacgatggtgtaaaagagatctcggagttcggagtgagtctcagggcttcaacctgtaaatacttgaattg contains the following coding sequences:
- the LOC133858756 gene encoding polyamine oxidase 3-like; the protein is MTSTLVVLLESRDRIGGRVYTDYSFGFPIDLGASWLHGVCKENPLARLIGRLGLPLYCTSEDNSVLYDHDLERESSASRVSH